Proteins co-encoded in one Salvia splendens isolate huo1 chromosome 4, SspV2, whole genome shotgun sequence genomic window:
- the LOC121799168 gene encoding rho GTPase-activating protein 2-like — MVRRSGGCGRRRTSKSGAAEDEKQQQQQLCYLPSILAALRKSMCAVDDQEAVSAAHDMEIGWPTNVKHITHVTFDRFNGFLGLPLEFEVEIPCKAPSASISVCGVSAESMKWSYDARRNSVPTILLLMQEKLYALGGLKAEGIFRINPDNSKEGHVREHLNKGIVPDEIDVHCLASLIKAWFRELPSGVLDGLSPQQVLQCQAEDDCVELVDQLRPTESCLLRWAVDLMADVVENEDSNKMSVRNIAMVFAPNMTKMPDPLTALMSAVQVTNLLRTLIERRVRERAEAAAGDAPIPPRSSHGRKHKNQNEWYSADLASDDEYEYESDSLSDIEYCFSRQLGEHDGAKDGFRKQLERILCRDQSSPIYGSALHADSGVAFSGSRIGSSNTSTSTSDEECSRSRSIAEKPMFHLK; from the exons ATGGTGAGAAGGAGCGGTGGGTGTGGCAGGAGGAGGACCTCAAAATCCGGTGCGGCTGAGGAtgagaagcagcagcagcagcagctgtgTTACTTGCCCTCCATTTTAGCTGCTTTGAGAAAATCCATGTGCGCCGTCGATGACCAAGAGGCCGTCTCAGCCGCCCACGACATGGAAATCGGGTGGCCCACCAACGTCAAGCACATAACTCATGTCACTTTCGACAGATTCAATGGCTTTCTGGGGCTGCCTCTTGAGTTTGAGGTCGAGATTCCATGTAAAGCTCCTAGTGCAAG TATCAGCGTGTGTGGTGTTTCGGCTGAATCAATGAAGTGGTCTTATGACGCGAGACGCAACAGTGTCCCCACTATTCTGCTGCTAATGCAGGAGAAGTTATATGCACTAGGTGGTCTAAAG GCAGAAGGGATATTCCGGATAAATCCAGATAACAGCAAAGAGGGGCATGTGAGAGAGCACCTCAACAAGGGCATTGTGCCCGATGAAATTGATGTCCATTGTTTGGCAAGCCTGATCAAGGCATGGTTCCGGGAGCTTCCATCCGGTGTCCTTGATGGCCTCTCGCCTCAGCAGGTCTTGCAGTGTCAAGCAGAGGATGATTGTGTCGAACTAGTTGATCAGCTTAGGCCGACTGAGAGCTGTCTCCTGAGATGGGCCGTTGATCTCATGGCAGACGTCGTTGAGAATGAGGATTCAAACAAGATGAGTGTAAGAAACATTGCCATGGTGTTTGCTCCCAACATGACAAAG ATGCCTGATCCATTGACAGCTCTGATGAGTGCTGTGCAAGTAACCAACTTGCTGAGGACATTGATTGAAAGAAGAGTACGAGAGCGTGCAGAGGCAGCTGCCGGAGATGCGCCCATCCCTCCTCGTTCCTCTCATGGGAGAAAACACAAGAATCAAAATGAGTGGTACTCTGCAGATCTAGCCTCAGATGATGAATATGAATACGAGTCTGATTCATTGAGTGACATTGAGTACTGCTTCTCGAGACAGCTAGGCGAGCATGACGGTGCTAAAGATGGCTTCCGCAAACAGCTTGAAAGGATTCTGTGCAGAGATCAGTCAAGCCCCATATATGGTTCGGCCTTGCATGCTGATTCGGGTGTCGCGTTTTCTGGGAGCCGAATAGGGAGTTCTAACACTAGCACTAGCACGAGTGATGAAGAATgctcaagatcgagatcgataGCTGAGAAGCCGATGTTTCACCTGAAGTGA